Proteins encoded by one window of Carassius auratus strain Wakin chromosome 24, ASM336829v1, whole genome shotgun sequence:
- the LOC113042765 gene encoding transcription factor 24-like, with protein MVGRQSIRMDGTGSVTVMDDSPVSSPNSSPSPDTLSADSRRAEALSRTRVVPSSGLCGRGRPAAANAARERSRVQTLRHAFLELQRTLPSVPPDTKLSKLDVLILATTYIAHLTRTLQEEGMEEDNTKQTEALNSLKGDGYLHPVKKWPMRSRLYVGASGQFLGNSNENQGASSSTSQT; from the exons ATGGTTGGAAGACAGTCGATTCGTATGGATGGCACTGGTTCTGTGACAGTTATGGATGACAGTCCCGTATCAAGCCCTAACTCGAGCCCCAGTCCTGACACGCTCTCAGCGGACAGCCGGCGCGCAGAGGCCCTGTCCCGCACCAGGGTGGTCCCGTCTAGTGGCCTCTGTGGCAGAGGGAGACCCGCGGCAGCCAACGCAGCGCGCGAAAGGAGTCGCGTCCAGACGCTCAGACATGCGTTCCTCGAGCTCCAGAGAACACTGCCGTCGGTGCCACCGGACACCAAACTCTCCAAACTCGACGTCTTGATACTGGCAACCACATACATAGCGCATTTAACAAGAACATTGCAAGAAGAAGGGATGGAAGAGGACAACACAAAACAAACTGAAGCTTTGAACTCACTTAAAGGAGATGGCTACTTACATCCTGTGAAA aaatggCCGATGCGTTCAAGATTATATGTCGGTGCCTCTGGACAGTTCCTGGGCAACTCAAATGAAAATCAAGGGGCATCTTCATCAACATCTCAAACATAG
- the LOC113042406 gene encoding protein phosphatase 1 regulatory subunit 42: MVRLTVHLIAKSNSFSKACRSESLQQYLKKLTHLNFSNRSIEDIDDLSMCRNLTVLYLYDNQISQICNLGFASNLTHLYMQNNNISCIENLSSLHKLSKLFLGGNSITVVEGLDELKSLKELHVEGQKLPRGEKLVFDPRSICSLSETLCILNISRNNIDEIWDLAPLRKLTHLFATDNQLQDILELETVFSQWPQLRLLDLNRNPVSHKPKYRDRLITACKILEDLDGKQINELSRQFLIKWKASKDAKKKLDDGEDIKEQITNQLTTDFRVGPEHPFAHDRSSSLSKPSEYGKPGVTFRTDQVQGDSRGRRSRGMYIPVRTGRL, encoded by the exons ATGGTCCGTCTAACAGTTCATCTGATCGCAAAATCAAACAGTTTCTCAAAAGCCTGCAGAAGCGAATCTCTCCAGCAGTATCTGAAGAAGCTGACCCATCTCAACTTCTCAAACAGAAGTATAGAAGACATT GATGATCTATCAATGTGTAGAAACCTCACAGTCCTCTATCTATATGACAACCAAATATCACAAATCTGCAATTTGGGATTCGCCTCAAACCTTACACActtatatatgcaaaataacaacaTCTCTTGCATAGAGAACCTCTCATCTCTCCATAAGCTCTCCAAACT TTTCTTGGGAGGTAACAGCATCACTGTGGTGGAGGGATTAGATGAGCTGAAAAGCCTGAAGGAGCTGCATGTGGAAGGTCAGAAACTACCCCGTGGAGAAAAGCTGGTCTTTGACCCCCGTTCCATTTGTAGCCTCTCT GAAACTCTGTGCATTCTGAATATCAGCAGAAATAACATTGATGAAATATGGGACTTGGCCCCTCTCCGAAAGCTGACCCATCTTTTCGCTACCGATAACCAGCTACAGGACATACtg GAATTAGAGACCGTGTTCAGCCAGTGGCCTCAACTGCGGCTGCTGGATCTGAATAGAAATCCTGTGTCTCACAAACCTAAATACAGGGACAGATTAATAACTGCCTGCAAAATTCTAG AGGATCTTGatggaaaacaaataaatgaactgtCTAGGCAGTTTCTAATCAAGTGGAAAGCCTCAAAAGATGCAAAGAAGAAATTAGATGATGGAGAAGACATCAAAGAACAAATCACGAATCAACTTACAA CTGACTTTCGCGTGGGCCCCGAACATCCCTTTGCCCATGACCGCAGCAGCTCTCTGAGTAAGCCGTCAGAATATGGGAAGCCGGGCGTCACATTTCGGACAGATCAAGTACAAGGAGACAGCAGGGGAAGAAG GTCAAGAGGGATGTATATTCCAGTGCGGACAGGCAGACTCTGA